A genomic segment from Peribacillus sp. ACCC06369 encodes:
- the coxB gene encoding cytochrome c oxidase subunit II produces MKKRLHKWRLIALLGIVGLVLSGCGEPFLSALKPAGDVAQSQYDLLILSTLIMVLVIIVVIILFVVVLLRFRRKKGDETIPKQIEGSHKLEIIWTVIPILLLIVLAVPTVVTTFDLADTKAMDKKDKDGKTKDALVVNVRANLYWWEFEYPDLGVVTSQDLVVPTDQKVYFNLTASDVKHSFWIPSAGGKMDTNTEGVNQFFLEFDSEKAEDSNNLFYGKCAELCGPSHALMDFKVVTKSKSDFEAWTKDMKAAKEPVVEGDLAKQGEDVFNQSCIGCHAVTPNDSRPEAARQAPNLATFGERQKIAGVLEHTEENVKNWIKDPEKYKPGNTMTGTYGELSDSDINALAAYLLELKVEEK; encoded by the coding sequence ATGAAAAAAAGGCTGCACAAATGGCGCCTAATTGCTCTGCTGGGTATTGTAGGACTTGTCCTTTCGGGCTGCGGCGAACCATTTCTATCCGCGCTGAAGCCAGCTGGCGATGTTGCGCAATCTCAGTATGACTTACTGATATTGAGTACACTGATCATGGTACTGGTTATTATTGTTGTGATTATTTTGTTCGTTGTAGTTTTACTACGCTTCCGTCGGAAGAAAGGCGACGAAACAATACCGAAACAAATTGAAGGAAGTCATAAACTCGAAATTATCTGGACTGTTATTCCTATCCTTCTTTTAATTGTTCTGGCTGTTCCAACCGTCGTCACGACTTTCGACTTAGCTGACACAAAGGCAATGGATAAGAAAGATAAGGATGGAAAAACGAAGGATGCACTTGTCGTGAATGTTAGGGCGAACCTTTATTGGTGGGAGTTTGAATATCCGGACCTTGGCGTTGTCACAAGTCAGGATTTGGTTGTGCCGACCGATCAAAAAGTGTATTTCAATCTAACTGCTTCAGATGTTAAGCATTCATTCTGGATACCGTCTGCCGGTGGAAAGATGGATACAAATACAGAAGGGGTCAATCAGTTTTTCTTAGAATTCGACAGTGAAAAGGCGGAAGATTCGAACAACTTATTCTACGGGAAATGTGCTGAACTTTGCGGTCCTTCCCATGCCTTGATGGATTTTAAGGTCGTAACGAAGTCTAAAAGCGACTTTGAAGCTTGGACTAAAGATATGAAAGCGGCGAAAGAACCTGTCGTGGAAGGTGATCTAGCCAAACAGGGTGAAGATGTCTTTAATCAAAGTTGTATAGGTTGTCATGCGGTGACACCAAATGACAGCAGGCCTGAGGCTGCTCGTCAGGCACCGAATCTGGCTACATTCGGTGAACGTCAAAAAATAGCTGGCGTTTTGGAACATACGGAAGAAAATGTGAAAAATTGGATCAAGGATCCTGAGAAGTATAAACCGGGTAACACGATGACCGGTACTTACGGAGAACTTTCAGATTCAGATATTAATGCACTGGCAGCTTATCTTTTAGAGCTTAAGGTGGAAGAAAAATAG